In Cyclopterus lumpus isolate fCycLum1 chromosome 5, fCycLum1.pri, whole genome shotgun sequence, the genomic stretch TCTCCCTGCTGCGCTGAGCCATCATCTGGGCGTTCAGGAAACCAGGCTGCAgacaaacatcaacatgttgACTGCAATTCTACAAATGATGACCTGGCAGACATTGCTAAAAGGCAAATGCACACTACATTAGATGTGAGGAGGTGCTGATCACGTACCTGACCAGCTTGCATTCCGGGCTGCATGCCAGCTTGCATGCCAGGCTGCATCCCGGACTGCATGGCGGACTGCATGCCTGGCTGCATTCCAGCTTGCATGCCGGGCTGCATGCCAGGCTGCATGCCGGACTGCATGCCTGACTGCATTCCAGCTTGCATGCCAGCTTGCATGCCGGGCTGCATTCCAGCTTGCATGCCGGGCTGCATGCCTGAATGCATTGCGGGGTTTCCTCCCGGGGCATGTTCCATCTTCAAGCCTTGTCGGGTCTGGTTCATAAACTGTGAGACGAGATGAAGAGTTAAATATGCCGAGCGGCTCAATCTTTGATACAACAGGACGGCCGTGTGGGTCTGTGGGATCACCTGTTGTCCTTGCagtctctgctgcagctgcagtcgGAGAGGCTTGGTGGCAGTCATCATGCGAGGTCGCATCATGTTTGCGCGGGGGTTGCCCATGCCCCCCATGCCAGGGAAGCTCCCCGTCTGGCCCACTTGATTCATCATGGGGTTGAAGCCTCCAGGAGACTGGCCTGGCATCGCGTTGCTACCATAACCCGGCTGCATGCCCCGAGAGGCGGGCCCTGGGGGCCCGGGGTAACCTTGGTTATACATGGGTTTTTGGTCCATGCCTAAGGAGGAGTCTGGCCCCGGGAAAGGTTCCGATGGTGGGCACCGCCCCGGGCCTCGATCCGGGCCCTGCTGGTGGCCTTCGGGTCTATGGTTCTAGGATACagagaagctccatgtcacgcTAGTTTGGACAAGTAAACTTTACTGCAATACCCCACATAAAGCTGGATGAAAGTAGCTATTTAATTAAACTACtgacagtaaaaaaacatctggaactTAAACACTTTTACTGCAACATTAAGTTGTGGATTAGGACCCCACATACAAATCACATCAAACGCAGTCGTCTAATTAGAACAGCAGGGAGAACAATACACAGTCGTCTTCAACTCAATGTACACTTAAAAATCCAGACAGCAGCAACCTGTTCCTTTTGTGTAAACAAATCGCATTTATGAATTcctattttacattaaaattcCTTTAACACTTTCTGCATGAATTGGAATTACTTTTAGGGTTAGGGAAGTGAATTTGGGCTGATAATGTGTTACTATTTTCTCTACAAAATGAGTATATGCAATATATTATGTCTACTGTAGTGAGTGCTATACCTGGCCTACTATTTCAGGGATGCCTAGGGCTCGGTCTATCTCCTGCAGAGCAATGACATCCGTGGTATTGAGCAGAGAGTCCAGCTGGTCGAGAAGTGCTCGTTCGTCACTCGGGCCCTCGCTGTTGACCCGGGGccccagcagctcctccaggggGTGCCCAAACTGGTCCCTAACGtgacaaatgaatgaaaagggAAAATTATCACAAACACCATTAACACCAGCTTGTGGGTTTAGTTTAGGGACAACCATACTCAAACATCCAAACTCTCCCTTTAAAGACTAAGTTGGCAAACATTCAGAGGAATGGCGTTGGGACCAGTGCGGAAGGTTTACCTTTTTGTGTTGGTCTTTGGCCTGTCCAGTCCCATAGCAGAGTCTGGCCAGGACGGGGACTGAGGTGGGTGCCCATGTCCACCGAACGGGCTCATACCCATATTGGCTTCATTGGTACCTGCAGAGATGAAAAAGGGTTGTGTATGAACAATGAGTCAAATTATCCAGCAGTCAATTCCCAGAAAAGTACTGCAATTCAGACAATTGCATTACTCATCACACCCCACATGAGACGTACCCATATccatgagctgctgctgcagcatggACCTGGTTTTCCCGGGTACGCTGTGGGACCGGTTGATCATGGGTCCTCCCATTGGACCGGCGCGACCCATGCCAGGGTGTCCTGGTCCGGCCACGGGGCTGCCGCCGGACCGCGGCATCCCCCAGTCCCCTGGCGCTGACATGGGAGGCCGCTGAGGCATTCCCATTCCTCTGCCCATTCCTCCTGATCAACACAAACGCCGTGAACATTGAGTGTTTTCAGCCGTGAGTTTAGCACCCGAGCTTCTGTACGTTCAAAAATATGGTGGGTTTAGCTACAAGATGAAAAGGAACAAATATCCCCCACGCTGTCTACTCTCTGGGAAGTACAGCCAGGCTGTCGTGGGCACGCCAAGAAATAAGTGTTTAAGTTACTTGTTGGGTTGCCCCGTGGTGGACACACACCCATGCCCCCGGGAAAGCCGTTGGGAACGGGCCCCGGTCGAATCGGAGCATCCATCTTCTCTTGTTTGACCAACGTGGGACAGGGGACATTCCGTCTCCCGGCCAGCCCTCCTCCTACTGCTCCCTCTCCACCGATGGGCTTGGCGTCCACGGACAAGGCTCTTTGATAGGCGGCGCGCTGCGCTGGAGGCATGGGGCCTCTCTCCccatctgaaacacacacacaataccaaCAACGTTGGATTACACACGCTCAAACATTTAGGTTCTCAGACCAAGAATCATCAACCCTGCAACACCTCATGCGAGACTTGACATAACAATCTGTGTCAATCAAGGCTGAAATGCATACTCCCCTGTGTTTTTCCACAGTAAGCCAGATTTGATCACGACACTCCAATAGACTGACTTACCGTGTAAACTGTCGGGCACATTTGCCTGTTTGTTGCCCCCTTCCTTCCCTGCTCTGGAGTCTGGTTCAGGGTAGAAGCCAGGGTTGTTCCTCGGGACACCCAGAATGGTCTCCAGGGTTTCCGCCTGAACCATCGAGACACAAATGATCAGACAAACGATGTTCCAGTGGGCGTTTCAAACTACAGCTAACAAACGTTTATTCTAGGCTAAAGCTTTACCTCGTCCGACGGCTCCAACTTGACCTTCCCATCCATGCAGTGGGGGTCAGAGCTGGTGACCCCTGTACCCTGAGCTCCTctcccctccagctcctcctgctttGGCTTGATATCACCGCCTTCCTTAGAGTCGTCCTTATTGAGGAGGTAGTGAAGGAGGGCGTGGGGCTTCTCCTTCTTCGGGCTGTGCTGCTCCTGCTTTGATTCCGATCCCCTGACCCCTCCGGCGGCTGCAGGCCCAGGCTCCGGCGCCCCTGAATCCAGGCTGCTCTTCCCGGTGGCCTCGGCTGTGATGCGAGCCACCTCGTCGGGAGTGTTGCCGTTCTGCAGAAGCTTGTGGAGGATCTTGTGCTTCTCCTGCAGCGACTGATTTGTTAAATGTCCTGTGGCGCCTGAGGAAGACACAGCGCCGTGATTCCCGCCCGTAGAGGAGGACACTCCTGTTGAGGAGGGGCTGGTGACCCCGGCGGTTCCGTCTTTAGCCTCGGGCGTGGAGCCGGGCCCGGAGCCCTGCGTGTGATTAGATGGCACCAGCTCATCGGTTGGGGAGATGAGGAGCTGCATAAGCTTCTTGTGGGACTTTGCGTCAGGGGCCCGTCGGTTCGATTCTCCCCCGGCCGGACCCGCCTCTCTGCTGGCCTGGCTGTCTGGCTTGTCAGGAGGGCTCTCGCTGGTGGGGGTGTGAGGGTTCTGCTGAGActgctgctctcctccagctcccagGGAGCTGCCTGGGCTCTTGGAGTCAGAGTAGACTGGGAGGCTTGGCTTACAGGGTCCCCCTGCTGCATGGTTGGTGGAGTTGATGCTCGGGGAGCTGTCAGGCttgtgagggggaggagaggtgagCGGGGAGGGCATCGGATTGCCCACTCCCTCACTAATGGCTTGGAGGGCATTcaaggagctgctggagaaggtgGTCCCTCCTCCAGAGTTACCAGGGTGACTGGAGCTCATGGGAGAGTTCATACCTGCAAAAGACAAACAGATACGTGTCATCTATCCACTGTCGTAACACGAGAGTTACAAAATGTGGGATTTAGGAAGTTGTGATTTTCTACAGAACTAATAGTTCTAGAAAAATGTTCGGGTCATACCTCCGGGAGAGAAGGGGCTGGCACCCATCTTGGGGCTGCCTCGGACTCTGGGTGAACCCATGACGTTGTGTGGGGGGCCATTCATGCCTGGACTGGCCTGTGGGGGGCTGGTCATTCCCATCCCATACGCTCCACCGCCAggtccacctccacctccatggAACTGACCCATCTGCTGAtgttggtgctgctgctgctgctgttgttgttgctgttgttgttgttgctgcatgCCATGATGGCCCATCTGATTCATGGGCCCCATCTGGTTCATCGAGGAGCTCATTGGATGCATGGAACTCATTTGATTCATGGGATTCATTTGACCCATGTTGTTCATCTGATGCATGGAGTTCATTTGATTCATCTGATGCATGGGGCTCATCTGGCTCATGGGATTCATGCGGTTGCCCCCGGTGTACGGAGGCACTCCTCTTTGCGGCATGTTGCCCTGCTCGGCCACGCCGTAGCCCCTGTTCATGCCCCCTCCTGGGCCCATGTTCGCCGGTTGGTTGGGGTTGTTCACACCTATGTTTTGAGGCCTCATACCTCCACCCTGGTTTCCACGGTAACTATTCTGCTCtctacaaataaaatgaaaacagaacAAAGTTTAAGCGCATGCAACACAATGAGAAAAATCACCCAATTTAAGAGAAGTCATTCCTGTTGCACCTTTGTAGCAAGTGTGTGGAGAGGAAAGAGTGCGGTTCATTGGTGCTGGGATTTCTGCAGAGGTCGCTTCTGGTCTGGGCGGTGACTGGGGTGCCGTCGCACAGTGAGAAGCGGTAGAGTGGCGTCTCCGCGTGGCCATTATGGAAAGCTAGAGCATTAAAAAATAGAATTAAAAAGCGtgcataacattttaaaaaaagacgcTTATAATCCGCTGTCCCAGTATGGGAACAGCGCTGGGAACtgtcagacatgtttttttttttcacgcaaCACAACGGCACCGTACGAGCTGTTGCGCAACCTATAGTCGCTAATGACGGTAACAAATCAAAACATGTAGCCTCCAGTGACTGCTGTCTGAAAGCAGTTAATGTGAAGCCCACTGAATCAGCACAGCAATTACAGTTTGACAAAGTGGATCAGAGGCTGCTGTCtagtaagaaagaaaaaaaaaaaaaaaaggtgcggAACAAAACTCCAAACCAGAGACTCGTACATTACACAGGAGTTACACAAGTACTACACTTTAAGTTTAGAGatttaaaatattgtgttttcttcCTGCCACCCCACATTTTAAATCCGTCTTAGGAATGCGGTAACGTTTCCTGTTGCACTAGAGACGACTCATTGATGCTTTGAGCCTCTGGCGCTGGCAGACACCTGCTAATGTAGCAGATACTAGTTCCTTTTGTCGAAGCGACGAGGGAGGTtgagagtcacacacacacaccgtcttgGTAGTGCCGTTTGTAGGACCACGGTTGTCCCTCACTTCGATGGAGGAACATCTGCATGCAGCGCCTCACCAGGTCCTCCCAGCCTGGACGCATCGTGGTGCTCAGAGAGGTTTCCTGCTCAATTCCAATCAGCTTACCTGCAACAGAAGACGCACCATTTGGGATTACACAAAGTGTGATGGCTAGTGAACTTTAGATGCAGTGTGTGAGCCGAAGGGAATTAAGAATCTACGGTGCACGGCTCTCAATATCTAGAATGACACTGAAAGGTCACGTTGTCATATTAAGCAAAGTGGGGAATTTGAATCTTTGTGTAGATTTTCGACAAAAATGAACACACGGTGGGAATGTACTTGCATTAATTAGATACAACGCAGTGGAAACTTACCAGACAGTTCATGGCGCGTGCTAAACCGCTCCGTCCTCTCTACTGCAATGATGCGTCGCGCCACACAGATCATACACGACTGCAAATCTAAAAGGAAATGGAAAGAGACAACGCAGCGTTTGACGATGCCGGGGGAACAAACTGGACATGGAACATCTTGTGCTTATGGCATTATTTGAAACATTTAAGCACACATTGGCCAATAAATGCGGTAGAAAGCATCGCTACAGCCAAGACTTTTACCTTCTCCCTCCTCAATCATGGCCCGGGGCTGAGTGAGGGCAAAACACTGCATGGTCTCATAGCGCCGGCCCCCCGGCCTCTCTTCTGACAACCCATGACCGAAGTTCACCAGCATTCGACAGTTGAAGGTGTGGCTCTTCTGTCGGGGTGCCTCTCCACCCCACGATGCTCCATTTGGTGCTATGAAGAGAAATAGGAAACAAGTGAACATAAGTTCAGTCACAcaacagtgtgagtgtgtgtgtgtgtgtgtgtgtgtgtgtcagagagattGACTGTGTTTGAGAGTACGTCTCAGTATGTGTGATCTTGAAGCCGTTTGCACCCACGCATTTAGACCCATGACTCACCGTTAGACTTGGGTAGGTTCTTGTGGAACTCCTCCCGGTCCTCGTCATGGATGATGTTGTACACACTGGTGTTGATGAGCTCTTCCTGCTTGTACTGCAGGTACTGCGTCACGTTGTCCGACACAAAGACGATGCTGCCCTCTCGGTTAACCACAAACAGAAAGCCGTCCAATGCCTGAAGACAGCAGGGCCACACAAAAGTGTTGAACGATAGACAAAGTATCAATGAAAATAACATCATATTTACCATATTTGGTTTACTGTTTGCCCTTCTTAGACATTTCTACCAACTACAAGTGAGCAATGACAGGGGAGCACTGGTCCAGCATAAGGAAGGGTAGCTAATACGCGTGGTTCACCACAACGATTGTCCCCAAGCTGACCTGAAGGAGCAGTGGTCCCAGATGGTCCTTGTCAATGACCCCTTGACCGGTGGAAGACACGTCCGCCTTCTGGACATCGTCATCACTGCAAGAGCTCTTtcctgaggacagaggaagcaCATCACACTCCTGATGAAGAGAATTGTCACTTTACAAAAAGGCTTTCCATGTCTTTGGATTGTTTTATGCGCTAGTTGGTAACTCGGGTACAACAGCTGCTGTTCAGAAGACCTTCATTTTGTGTGcacaaaagagttttttttccttttttgtttcctcATCACACTGTTGGTCAGAATGTGATGTCCAGTTAGCTATGGGAGCCGATTCCCTAATACTAGGAAACATGTATTTGTTCCaggccagcaggtggcagcatgAGTCACAGATGAATGACTAGCATGcctttctatttttaaaatcaGCATGTGTCAGAGGCTTTGTTAGATACCACTGATATAGCGGAACCATCTGTGGCGCGAGACACTGAGCAAGATGACAAAAAGATATGACACTGGATTTAATATAATTTCTAACCAAACTAGCTGTTGGAGTGGAGTGAAGCAGTGATTGACATAAGaaatgagacagagggggaactGATTGCAAAGAGCAAAGATGTGTAGACAGGGGGTGGAAAAAGAtgtgttataaaaaaaagaaaagaaaaagacaacagacagaggaaaaagaagaagaagaaaaaaaaacagaggccCTCCATCATTCCCATCCTGTAACTATGGCAACCTAGCTGCATAACACCAGGGCCAGCAGTAGCCAGCTGTGACCCCGTGGGTAGATTCCAATATgattgctctctttctcttccttacCCACTTAACCTCACAGATCTACTCTCAACCCGAGCTGAAAACAGGTGGAGCAGTATCCAATCGTGTCAAATCTGCAAATCAATTGGCAGATGAGCAAAGAGTAGGAGCGATAAAAGGTCTGATTTCTGAGTCACCAGTGTTATTCGTCTCCCAGAGAGAAGCTCAGTCTGGCTCTAACAGATAGTCACTGACAGCCTTGAGCAGCGACCACCAAGGACTGGTCTCGATTACTGGTGTTCGTTTACCCCCAGCATCACAAACAGCCAAAGTGGCTGTCAGTGCGAAGCAGCCTGGCCATGAACCAAACACACCACTCTGTCACTGGCGCCGCTCGTCCTGCAGCACGGCGCTTCACAAGAGTCCAATTCACCGTTTAACAAAAacccaaacacaaacacgacCAGAGCAATAATAGTAACAACAataagatgaataataataataataataataataataatgatatgtgGCTTTGTTCATGACCAGGAGTGCGGGGGTGCACTCTGCAGAGTGGCAGTACCTTGCTCTTTGATCTGTCTGATCTGCCTCACGGTCTCCTTGAGGATGGCACATTTGTCAGGCTTGACGTTGAAGCTGTCGATGTTGGAGAGGTTCGCCGAGATGAGCTCGGCCAGCTCCTCGATGTACTTGCTCTCCTGTTCCCTCCGACGCTTGTCACACCTGCCGGGGCACCAAGGGGGAATTAGATATGTTCCTATGACAACCTCACCTCCCCATGCCCGTACGGCCTTGGTTCAGATGCTTTGCTAGCAGCAGACACACATGTGAACCATGGAGGGGAGGTGGTGAGGGGGAAAGCATGCAGATGTTGACATTCACACcaaaaacagcagcagacaaAGTGGACTGCGATATGATGAACACTCAACAGAAGTCACAGCACTCACCCTAAGCCCGGTGTGTCGCAGGTGGACAGTTTACGCTTGCGGTCGGCGCACAGCGGCTCCAACAAGTTGTCTCCTACGCCACTCATCTTCAGCGCATATCAGCACCTGAAAGCACAAAGCTGCACATCACAtatacatgtaaacacacacacacacacagcatggtCAGAGGGAATGAACCGAGAGATGCTCATGTGTTTGTGCTCCAATCTAATCAAAGGATAAGTTGTGGATTGGAAATTGCCCTCAGCTGTTGATCTTTTATGAAAAGTTCACGCCAAATACCAAAACCATAAAAGCTTAGTGTCAAGTTATTGAGACggggcaaataaataaataataaatccccccccccaaaccgtTACGCTATTGAGGTTATAAGGGAAGTGATTCTTCCAGGGGAAGAGTAGATTGTGTATTCACACAGATTTATGAGGGTGGACTATCCAGTTAGTGAAGCAGCCTCGGTTCCTGCTTAGTGCTCGATGGGAGTGAAACCTCATCTGTTCCACTGCACGGAGCGTCTGATGATGATGTAGTGATGTGGAGCCTCGGGGGAGACGGGTCATCCTGCGTTCAGCCAGCCTGCCCGCTGGAACCATACCACTCCGCTAGCAGcagcacacgtacacactcggTGCATACGAACCGTTTCCcagtgtgcgtgcatgtgcagGCATGTCGTGGCACAGTCTGTGTGTGGAGCTACTGTCCCAGCAAGGCACATGTTCACTAGCCTGCCTCTTTGTCTCACTGCTTGGGACAGCactggagagaggggggggggggggggggggaataataaatacacactgcTCGGGCTTGTGGAGCCCGCAGACAATCCAGACGAGGCTCCGCATTGCTTTTCAGGGTCTAGTAAAAAATTATCCCTCTTCCGCATTCTCCATACTAGGCTACATCCGTTCTTTCTTTCAATAGCTTTTAACCGCcggcccccccccgccctcccatCCTAAGACAACCCCTCCCTGctttcccctcccctccctgggTGTAGCAGCACTGGGCTGTGGACCCTGCCCTTGTTTTCTTGCTCTGGCATTGCCCCGTGTCTGACCCCCTCAGAGTTCACCTGAGAGGAAACCTCTGAAGCCGGCCTCTAAGGTCATTGCTCTTTCCTATCTCCAcccagaaacagaaacagaaacacacacacacacacacacacacacagtggaaaacTATAGAATGGATGGGAGCCGTTACGCAACCTCTGCTCCGCCACTGCATGCTGGGACACGCAGCCCCGCCACCCACCGCCACCACTCCGACAGGAGGAGCGCACCCAGTCTCAGACGGCCACAAGTCTCTGTGCCATAAATCTGCATCGCATGCTTCTCGTCGGTCTGCCTGCCTTTCAGCGCGCATCCTAAATCTGCCCGTCCCGCTCCGGCAGTGACTCTCACTCCCTTTCGCCTTTcgcctttcttcctctcttcctctcttcctctcttcctctcttcctccctccctccctccctccctccctcccttcctcccttccttccttccttccttccttcgtGGTTTCTGTCCTAAGGCTCACCTCTGCAGCAGTGGAGAAAGATGACATCAGCCCTCGGTCAGCCTCACATCCGAGGACGGGCAATGCATAGCGGCACGGTCTCTACTTGGGCCGCTATGCATGTGGGAAAACAATGTTCAAAACCTTCCATGTCTTTTTTGCGACATGCAACTTCACCGAAACAGCAGCCGtctcaaaaaacatttcatagcCGAACGGCTCATTAGTTCACCCGTGTTGACATTTTGCACGTTCTAAAAGTTTGGCACGACGGAAATCTGAGAACTGACACACGCAGCACTTCCACAGCAGAGTGAGAGATTGAGCAGCAGCCCACCAAAAACCACAGCTGAGTCTCAACAGGCCTGGCAGCGTGCCACTGACCTGAATCAGCTCCGTTTGACAGTGTGAAACCTGCACGGGGACGAGGTGTGCTGCACAAAAGCACCGGGCGCACAAACGGCAGCTGCCGACGCCAGCAATACGACAGCtcagttaaaaataaaatggtctGAACCAGATTGTCcacctggagtgtgtgtgtgtgtgtgtgtgtgtttgtttttctacatCTCCCACATGCTCACCTCGCACAGTACAAGCCCCAGACAAGCTCCATTCAGGGTCTATAACGGCACCGCTGCCTGTGAAAAGTAGCATGAGcccttttatatgttttttttctttcacagaaattcatgggggggggggaagagataaaaaaccaacaacagatTTCTAAAATTGCAGAGGAAGTCACAGAAGATAGCATCCTGTTTGCGTCCTCCCCTCAGACCGCGCCACTGCGTCATCACTTCCCTTTCCTGGAAATGTGGCCACTCATCCACCCTATTTACATGTTCTGCTTATCAGGCGGGGACCCCGTTGGTCCCGGTTCCCACTCGCACCTGAACACTGCTGGCCATCACAGGACGTGcaaaagcttttttaaaaaaggtcagaaaactacatttaaacTCTGCTCGACGACACAGCTTCCCTCGCGGTGCACGCAGTTGTTGCCGCGTCATCGTTTATGGAAACCAGGAAGCCGAGTCACCTTTTTGTGCTTGTATACCCAACACGACACACGTGCTAGTGACCAGTCATGTCAAAACCTTCATAACCATCAATACTTTAGTGCAATCCTATTCACAGCCACAGTGAAGAAGACCCTCTGGGGTTTTCTCATCTCATGGATAAGCTCACATTGGGGGCAACAGAGAGGAATCCCTCTCGAGCTGACGCCTATTCAAAGTTACAATATCGTACTCATCAATAATTACTTTGTTAGGATTTTATTCCATGCATCATTTTCACTTCAAGAGATCTGCTATGATGATGCGTGTAGCGTgtcttgggactacagatgcaaattagctttaaaaaaaaggttgactTTAGTACGGCGCAGCAAGTGTTGACACATTTTTAACTGTAACAAAGTGAAcacagtttaaataaataatgtcactAAACTGGGAGGGCCTGACCGTCAGTGTTTGGGTACAAACTGCTCCCAAAACCAGTGACCTTTAGCACCATCATCCTACTGCCAAAGATAAGCAGATGTCCTTTCCTTCATCAAATCTAATAATAATCACACTGCTCTAAAAACAAAGTCTTCACAATACCGAAAAGCATGTGACTCTTAAGAttcacccaaaaaaacaaacaaataatcagTCAACAGCTGGTGTTCTACAAGGACGTATTAAAACGACAATTAcagttttaaaacataaaacaaaagatagattttgtaaatatttctactcctgaaaaaaaagaaaatcctaatATTATGATGTTTCCAATCAGGTTTATTCTTGAGTCACAACTCACAGTCGCCACGGCCACACACAGCTAGTAGTTGCAAGCCTGCAACCTACCATGCccacagagagtgtgtgtgtgcgtgtgtgtgtgtgtgtgtgtgtgtgcgtgtgtgtgatcctCCACCACAGACCACTGATCACATCAGTCCTAAACGCAGGGCTGCTACTGAGCTAATGCTGCAGCTGAATAATTtagcacagagaaagagagaaaagcgtTCCCTTTCTGTCAGCTGTCCAAACACAGTTTAATAATTCCGAGTCGACTCTTTTCCgaacaacaaaacaattcacTGAAATAAATATAGAGAGCTGGAGAGCGACGCATGAATAATTCTGAGGATTCATTTTCGTTGTTGTAGTTGGACCCTCGACTCTCGTTCGAACTGCGACTGTTCAACTTTGTTAATCCCTCAGATGTCTGTCAGCAGCACACTGAAATGTAATTCAGACCAGAAGATATGAGCACTGGTATGAatatggcagcagcagcagcagcagcagcaggagggggaggaggggcagaTTGGGTAGAataaagagggggaggaggcagggagagcagggagggggaggggagaagagaggcaACACAGGCACAGACATAAATGGGCCGTGCATCCATTAGAAGAAATGTAGATCTGCTGGTCGCACATCGAAGCAGATCCTCGGCCAAACTCCTTTACTGCTAGAATATATCATTTACTGCTTTGTAATAAGAGTGCctatgaaaacaacaacaacaacaagtcggACTGCAAAGGATCACAAATATAAAAGCCACAGTAAATTGGTGCAAAACAGTGAGGCGCATGTTGACTGCATGGATAAGACCTCAAGTCACGGGTTGTTATTGTTAATCAAgtcagattttaaaaagcatggAGACTAtcattgaggggggggggggggggggctctgctCTGAAGGGTTTACAGCAGCGGGGGCAAGAATACTGCAGAAGATCAATTAAATTGCTAATTTAAAAAGATATACTTTATCTCGTTTATACACGCAATCTCTTGTACTACAAAAGGACCCAGAATCTTCTGTTTTCTGTGTTAAGACTAAATAGTTCATTTGGGGCTAAATTTGAAAATGAGACATGTAGGATAAACTGTTTTCGATGAATCGGCACAATTTTGAGCTTAGTTTAATGGTTGCTTTTTATGATGGAAGCGTTCCGTCACACGCGATGTGTTCAAGGACTGTCGGAAAGACTGTCGCCGCAGAGTTGGCTATTGCTTTTCCATCCCGGCGGTGGGTTTTGGGGTTCATCGGCGACAGTATTGCGCACTGCTGCACTCATACGgagtaaataaaaaggtatcATCTCCAAAGACATGGGGCTTTCTGTCCCCTGATTGAGTGGGTAAGATCTTACActcgtatttatttatttcttcttctcccgTGTGCCTTCAAGGAACACCCTTGTAGATGCGCACTGCAAAAATGCCTCTTCTCTTACAGATATGCTGCTAATTAAATGCAGTCTGTTGTATCAAAGCACTTCAGTCAGTGTTATAAAAAGAGCATTATTGCGATGCACGGGGCTAAAGGCCAGAATGGGACCAGAATAGTGAGGAGGAAATTCCTGCTCGGCCTGAAATAAAGCCTGCAATCGGAGCTCCCTGAGACAATGAGTGGCAGGCCCAACAATAAACAGAGGCCCACCCAACACAAAGATACAGTTACAGACCCCCGAAAAGCACATGAGCCCAAGTCTGTAttagaactgtgtgtgtgtgtggttaaac encodes the following:
- the LOC117730618 gene encoding nuclear receptor coactivator 3-like isoform X3 → MSGVGDNLLEPLCADRKRKLSTCDTPGLGCDKRRREQESKYIEELAELISANLSNIDSFNVKPDKCAILKETVRQIRQIKEQGKSSCSDDDVQKADVSSTGQGVIDKDHLGPLLLQALDGFLFVVNREGSIVFVSDNVTQYLQYKQEELINTSVYNIIHDEDREEFHKNLPKSNAPNGASWGGEAPRQKSHTFNCRMLVNFGHGLSEERPGGRRYETMQCFALTQPRAMIEEGEDLQSCMICVARRIIAVERTERFSTRHELSGKLIGIEQETSLSTTMRPGWEDLVRRCMQMFLHRSEGQPWSYKRHYQDAFHNGHAETPLYRFSLCDGTPVTAQTRSDLCRNPSTNEPHSFLSTHLLQREQNSYRGNQGGGMRPQNIGVNNPNQPANMGPGGGMNRGYGVAEQGNMPQRGVPPYTGGNRMNPMSQMSPMHQMNQMNSMHQMNNMGQMNPMNQMSSMHPMSSSMNQMGPMNQMGHHGMQQQQQQQQQQQQQQHQHQQMGQFHGGGGGPGGGAYGMGMTSPPQASPGMNGPPHNVMGSPRVRGSPKMGASPFSPGGMNSPMSSSHPGNSGGGTTFSSSSLNALQAISEGVGNPMPSPLTSPPPHKPDSSPSINSTNHAAGGPCKPSLPVYSDSKSPGSSLGAGGEQQSQQNPHTPTSESPPDKPDSQASREAGPAGGESNRRAPDAKSHKKLMQLLISPTDELVPSNHTQGSGPGSTPEAKDGTAGVTSPSSTGVSSSTGGNHGAVSSSGATGHLTNQSLQEKHKILHKLLQNGNTPDEVARITAEATGKSSLDSGAPEPGPAAAGGVRGSESKQEQHSPKKEKPHALLHYLLNKDDSKEGGDIKPKQEELEGRGAQGTGVTSSDPHCMDGKVKLEPSDEAETLETILGVPRNNPGFYPEPDSRAGKEGGNKQANVPDSLHDGERGPMPPAQRAAYQRALSVDAKPIGGEGAVGGGLAGRRNVPCPTLVKQEKMDAPIRPGPVPNGFPGGMGVCPPRGNPTRGMGRGMGMPQRPPMSAPGDWGMPRSGGSPVAGPGHPGMGRAGPMGGPMINRSHSVPGKTRSMLQQQLMDMGTNEANMGMSPFGGHGHPPQSPSWPDSAMGLDRPKTNTKRDQFGHPLEELLGPRVNSEGPSDERALLDQLDSLLNTTDVIALQEIDRALGIPEIVGQNHRPEGHQQGPDRGPGRCPPSEPFPGPDSSLGMDQKPMYNQGYPGPPGPASRGMQPGYGSNAMPGQSPGGFNPMMNQVGQTGSFPGMGGMGNPRANMMRPRMMTATKPLRLQLQQRLQGQQFMNQTRQGLKMEHAPGGNPAMHSGMQPGMQAGMQPGMQAGMQAGMQSGMQSGMQPGMQPGMQAGMQPGMQSAMQSGMQPGMQAGMQPGMQAGQPGFLNAQMMAQRSREMMTMQMRRQRMMMLMQQQQGQGQGQGQGATRGFSPPPNVTAPGGMEGAIGGAPMNQPGQQGFNYAGVNPQGDPSFMAPGSSPPANMMQGRMGGPPQTTIMPGMQGNPQGGPMYQSGDMKGWPQGGMPRSNTYPQQQFPQHGNQGQFGPMMMNNSMGGPGPVSGAPVAGQMGQMPGQRQGQMQGQMQGQMQGQMQGQMQGQMQGQMQGQMQRQTGMNPMGMGRMPMGPDQKYC